DNA sequence from the Colletotrichum destructivum chromosome 9, complete sequence genome:
TGAGACTGCTCGATTTGGACAGCCCGAGAGACGCCTGCAATTGATGGCTAAAGCTTTCGAGGTTTCCGTCCACCCTTTTCAGTATGATGGAGAGGAATGGCATGGTCGGTGGAAGGTCCGAGAACTGATAGTCTTCTCTCCAGAAAGGGTTTTTGGTTCCGGTTTTCATCGTGGAGCGGGCGCGGACCTCCCCATCCAAGATGACCTCGGTCAGGTAGTTGCCCACCAGAGAGTCAGCGTCCTTGGCTTGTTGTCGGTCAATGAACCCGACGTCGGGCGAACAGTTCTTGGGCTTCAACTTTGCCTCTGTCACCCGCAAACTGATCGTCTTCTCGATTCTGAAGATTTCACCAGCAAGGTCCGATTCTAGGTCTGTGACTTCCACCACACCTTCCGCCGAACACGGGTCCAACCGGAAAATGTCAGGCAGCGCAAATGCTCGGAGTAGAACGAACCAAACCTCAAACAGTAGGCGGTTCTCGAGGGCGATATATACCGGACGGAAGATGGACAGTTGGGTGGATATCGGAGAGTAGTGGGGGAAGATGCCGATGCAGTATTCCTCATCGAGTACGGACCGGTCGAGCTGCTGAATGGCACATCGGGACAGTTGAGACAGCTCGACGACAGCGATaacggcatcgccgtcgttcGTGGTGAGACGAATCTCACCGTTCTCCTGTAAGAGACAAGAAACAACTCGCCAGGAAGTGGTTGGCGACCTCAAATCCCGAGTGGAGGGTCTTTTGACGATGGCCCTTGGCGAGCTTGCCAATCCCTTGTCCCAAAGTCTCACTTGCCCGACCTTGATGAGGGCGTTTGTGGGTTTCGTCCCATTTTCGGACCCGCGCCTCCTGACAGCCGGGCGCAGGGACGTAGGGCCCGGGCTCCGATTGCCGTTCGAAAGTCTGACCTTTGGGGGTCGCAACTGCTGCCAGCACAACAGAGCCGCGAGCCAGAGGTCGCGTTCTTCGACCAACAACGGATGTAGTAGCAGGTCCAAAGGGGGCTGGGTGGGACAAGACACTTCCAGGCACCTTTTCCCTTCGGACAGTTCGAGCGGTGCTACCCGGCATCCGCGTAGGTCGGAAACTAGAGGGATGTGGAATGGACCGTCGTGGCCCGAGTCAAACATCAAGCTCCCCTTCTCTTCATCAACATAGGCAATACCGATCTGCCATTTCCCCGCAGGTTCAGTCCGAAACTCGATCTCGCCTCTCATACGCCCACACAGATTTTTCATCATGAGCAGAACATTGTTGGCGTTATCGGTCGGCACAGGAATGGGCAACGAGTCCACCGATGGGGTCGAGGCTGTGGGCGGGGAAGTTGGTCGAGAAGACTGGCGCTTGATCAATCGCTTTGTCGACAGCTTCTTTTCCTTTAGGCTGGATGTGGCACCCTGAGGGATCTCGGAATGACGAGCAGGAACGACGGATGGGAATCCCAAGGACTCAATagggggaggcggagagcGAGCATCATCGAACAGTGGCTGGGATCCtgatgaggagaaggaaCCGACCCGCTGGCGGCCCTCTCTCGCGGTGGCGTTCATGAATTGCTGTCGTAGTGCGCCGTCCATGGTGTGTGTTCTTGGACGGAAGTTGCTCGTTTGCCGCACAGGAGGGCTGACCGAGTTATtattgttattgttgttgctATTGTTGTCGTACGAGCCGCCGTACGTATCGTTGAAGACCATGCCTTGTCGTCTCGAGAAGTCCCCGGGGATGGATCTCGGAGAGCTTTGCGGGGAGCTTGAGGTGAGACCACGGGGCATCTGCAGAGGGGCAGTCGGGTCCAAAACGGCGTTGGCAGCCGGGGCGGGTGACAGGCCGGGGTGATGGTATTCGGGGGTCACGGCGCGTATCGTGGGGTTCGATGCGTGGTTGGAGCGGAAGGAGGTGCGCATATTGGTTATGGAAGCGCGTTCCATGCCGCGAGACGACGGGTCGGCGGACAAGGACTGATTCTGAGAATGCGGCCAGTCGAGGCGCGGCGTGATGTTGTGACCACCGTTGTGGCAGGTTCGTCCATCCATGCTCGGTGGTGCCATGCTCATTCCATGGTTTGTCCTCATTTGGGGATCGCCCGCATCTGAGGGTTTGTGATTACAAGTGCGTGTCTGGATGATTTTGTCTCTCCCAGAGCTGCTGCGCTGCGCCTGGACGTCCCACGTTACAACGTCTTATTTCCCCAAATCCTAGCCGGCACGCCTCTCTGGGTCTCCAACAGTCAACTGGTAGCCGATTTGGCGGTGATCCCGGGACTGATGTGTGTGCTGCCACGCAACAGTAAGCATAATAGTCGCTGGCCGGTAGCCTAGAAAGTCGCAAGCCGAGTCTCACGGGTGTTGGTCGGGTCTAGTCGAGCAGAGCGGAGTCGTGTCGAGTCACAAACAGCTGATCGATTGTGACAGCTGGGGATGTCGTTGACTGACAAACATTCAGCTCCTGCAGCAAGGAGAGCCGGTGCGAGACGaactggggggggggcaggtCTGGGAGGAAGCTTCGAAATGGAAATGCGAAGTTGCGGTGGCCAGCAGTTATGCCAGGGCCGGGCAAGGCAAATAAATGGCAGAGCAAGCGGGAGGGGGGCGTGGTGTAGAAATGGATCAGCGGCGGGATGAGAGGATGAAAGCGGGGGATTTTGGCTGACGATCCACAGGTGCGAAGTGGAATGATGCAGGGTTGCAGCGAAGAGCGGCCGTTCGAtttcgaggtcgaggtcgaggtcgaggggagaggggaaacGGGCCAAattgtcgttgttgttgttgttcttcgCTAGTGCAGGCGTTGGAAAGTTGCACAAACTAATCGCCTCGAGAAAGCTGCAGATAGAACGGCAGGAACGGATGTGCGGagacggcggtggcagcggcagcggcagcggcgatgaggagaCCGAATGATGACGagcggggggaggggaaggatgCCTGATGGAAAGGAATGTCTGGTAGTGTCTGCGGGAGACAAATGCGGCGGGCGAAGTCAGAGAGACTGGTGAGAAAGAGAAAATGAAAGAATGAGAGAGGGGGTGAGTGAGAAGCGAGGAAA
Encoded proteins:
- a CDS encoding Putative Rho GTPase activation protein, yielding MRTNHGMSMAPPSMDGRTCHNGGHNITPRLDWPHSQNQSLSADPSSRGMERASITNMRTSFRSNHASNPTIRAVTPEYHHPGLSPAPAANAVLDPTAPLQMPRGLTSSSPQSSPRSIPGDFSRRQGMVFNDTYGGSYDNNSNNNNNNNSVSPPVRQTSNFRPRTHTMDGALRQQFMNATAREGRQRVGSFSSSGSQPLFDDARSPPPPIESLGFPSVVPARHSEIPQGATSSLKEKKLSTKRLIKRQSSRPTSPPTASTPSVDSLPIPVPTDNANNVLLMMKNLCGRMRGEIEFRTEPAGKWQIGIAYVDEEKGSLMFDSGHDGPFHIPLVSDLRGCRVAPLELSEGKRCLEVSCPTQPPLDLLLHPLLVEERDLWLAALLCWQQLRPPKVRLSNGNRSPGPTSLRPAVRRRGSENGTKPTNALIKVGQVRLWDKGLASSPRAIVKRPSTRDLRSPTTSWRVVSCLLQENGEIRLTTNDGDAVIAVVELSQLSRCAIQQLDRSVLDEEYCIGIFPHYSPISTQLSIFRPVYIALENRLLFEVWFVLLRAFALPDIFRLDPCSAEGVVEVTDLESDLAGEIFRIEKTISLRVTEAKLKPKNCSPDVGFIDRQQAKDADSLVGNYLTEVILDGEVRARSTMKTGTKNPFWREDYQFSDLPPTMPFLSIILKRVDGNLESFSHQLQASLGLSKSSSLTEVLCGSVDIPLDHIELGKDFERWLEIYDERQQVTGTMLVKLHHEELVVLHSKEYQALSTLLHSFPSGLTAQIAEALPGNLRRLSEIFLNIFQVSGHANEWLQTLVEDEIDGIGGSQNQIKKYRFSSRLKSNESMESSSDREQILRDMGKSLAGEANLLFRGNTLLTQALEFHMRRSGKEYLEQMLQAKISEINEANPNCEVDPSKLKPGENIQEHWTRLIQLTTEVWQCICKEPTKCPPELRSILKYIRAVAEDRYGDWLRTVTYTSVSGFLFLRFICPAILSPKLFGLLRDHPRPRAQRTLTLVAKALQALGNLSTFGKKEEWMEPMNKFLGSNRQSVKDYIDTICSIPVERNKVALGPSYSTPIAILGRLSPTAREGFPALPHLIDHAQNFAALVKMWTEANPVGNGEVIKPATGEEDILIFNEMCISLQERADHCYSKMDGSLHETSSLPTSEFADAMEHGSAMLESMSLSTHHNSNSATNSANNSTVWFEQDQYQPPGSAGSDVLVDAPSRRSREHRRGRDFSSLRQLSGHSEHSSSHLATLKRNGRATRHILSGIMKPFARSDSPESSPPATRGKNLERSWNTGY